The DNA window GTAACGGACAAAGTACTTGTTATCTATAAGGGTGATGAGCCAATTGCTATTTCTGAGTTAAGCCGTATCGAATTCATAGCCACCGTATTGCGGAAATACCGTGAGCAGGCAATTACGATAGACACACTTTATGCGCTCATAACGAAATTTCAGGAAGACCTGGAGCAACGCTATGATGTGCTCAAGTTTTCTTCATTGGTCATTGAGGAAGCAGATAATTTACTCCGTCGTTTTGGTGAACAGCATGGCTTAAAGACCCTGGATAGTCTGCAATTTGCTTTTTTGACAACCTATTGTGAACAAGATACTCAATTTGTTTGTTCTGATACGATGATGAGTCAACTCGTCAAAGATGAGGGCTTTAATGTCATTGTTCCAGAACAACCCGAGGTGCAAAACAAGGACAAGCCTCAAAACTGGCGGCTAATGCGGCGATGAGCGGTGCCCGAAGGGCATCCGTTCCATTGCCTTGTTCTTCCCGAGCGGAGCGAGGGGAGAATAAGCGAGTGAGAATCTGACTTCAAGAAGGCACAGAGGAGTTTGATGGCTAATTCGATGTACTGATGCCATACCCTCTTGAGACAGCTTTTCTATATGAATCGCTTTGCCCAGTAGCTCGCCCAAAACACGGCATGTAGCCGACGCTTCGCCTGCGGCTCAGCGCGGCTGATGCCCACGTTGAGTAGCTAAGTAAACCCAAATGAGAAATTCTCCAAATAATTAACAATTATCAATTAATAATTGCTATGTAGGGGGGTGTTGAGCCTTGTTAAATGATGTGTATAGAGAGATTCAAAAGAGGATGAATAAGACCATTGAAGCCACCAGGGAGGAAATGGCTGGAATTAGAACAGGCCGGGCCTCACCGGCTATCCTTGACCATATTAGTGCCGAATACTATGGGAGTCAATTACCCATAAATCAGTTGGCGACCATTTCCGTCCCCGAACCAAGACTCATCCTTATCCAGCCCTGGGATAAATCCTCCCTCCCGGCTATTGACAAGGCCATCTTGAAATCTTCTTTAGGCCTTAACCCTTCTAATGACGGTAATGTCATCAGGCTATCGATCCCTGCCCTAACCGAGGAACGAAGAAAAGAACTGGACAAAGTAGTTAAAAGGAAAGCCGAGGATGGACGGGTAGCTCTTCGGAACATCCGGCGGGATACTAATGACCTCTTGAAAAAAATGGAGGATAAGAAGGAGATTACGGAAGATGACCTGGAACGGGCTAGGGATAAGATACAAGAGATAACTGATGAAGCTATTTCCCAGATAGATAAGCTGCTGGCCGCTAAGGAGAAGGAGATATTGGAATTTTAGCCTGTATTTAGAAATCGCCCCGTGGTGAGAAATGGTCGCCTTTCAGGCGGCCATATATTTTAGTTGAAGGGTAACTATTCAGCCACTGATTGACACGGATTAACACGGATAAATAGCGGATAGCAGAGGACAGAAGACAGAGGCGAGAGTAGGGGCAACCCCTTGTGGTTGCCCAACTGTGGTTGCCTTACAGACACGAATCACGGACACGGTTCACGGATTTTCCGTGTTTCATCTGTGTGCATCTGTGGCTGAACGGTTACCTAAAAAAAATCAGTGTTCCATCCGTGTAAATCTGTGGCTGAATAGTTACGTTGAAGGTTAACTATTCAGGGATTCAGTAATCGGTAAGCAGATACGTTGAAGGATTACCTATGGCTACCCAACCAGAGGAGGAGAAACTCCTTAAAAGTCTGGTTCCGGAAAAAATGCCCCGGCATATAGCTATCATTATGGATGGTAATGGCCGCTGGGCAAAGCAGAGGTATCTTCCCAGGATAGCCGGCCACCGGGCCGGCATGGAGAGCGTCAGGAGGGTAGTAAGATTATGCGGGGAGTTGAATATTGAGGTTTTAACCCTCTACGCCTTTTCCACGGAAAATTGGACTCGTCCCAGGAGAGAGGTATCTGCCCTGATGTCTCTTTTAAAAGAGTATCTGAAAAGGGAAGTGGCTGAATTAAAAGCCCAGGGTGTTAGGCTGACCTTTATGGGACGCCTTTTGGAAATGGCCCCCGATATCCGGACTGCCCTGGCCGAGGCTGAAGAGGAGACCAGAGATGGGCAGGGCTTAAGGCTCAATATCGCCTTGAACTACAGCGGCCGAACAGAATTAGTAGATGCCTTCCGCCGTCTACTTACTGAGTTAAGGCAAGGTAATATCCAGCCGGATAGTATTAACGAAGAACTTATCTCCGCTCATCTTTATACGGCCTCTTTGCCTGAACCTGACCTCCTTATTCGGACCTCAGGTGAGATGAGGATAAGTAATTTCCTCCTCTGGCAGATCGCCTATACTGAAATCTGGGTTACGCCGGCTTACTGGCCTGACTTTAGCCGAATTCATTTACTGGAAGCTATTGCCGATTATCAAAAGCGAGACAGAAGATTCGGCGGGATTAGTAAGTCAGATAACAGAACACAGATAACAGAATACAGATAACAGATATCTCCTATCCGTGTTCGGTGCTCTGTAATTATAATATGCTCTATTATCGAATCATAATTGCCATCTCTTTCCTAGTTCCTCTTATCTATCTTATCAACCTCAAGCAGACCTTCCCTTTTTTCCTGGTGATTTCAGGTATTATCATTCTTGGAAGCCTGGAATTTTGCCATAATCTGGCGGTCAAACGCCGGCTTTCACCTATGACTATAGTTGGTGTAGCCGCTTGCTTGATATTGAGCTTAAGCGCCTACGGAGGAAATATCTTACCTGAAACTGGGCTGCCGACCCGGGTTAGTTTCGTCCTGATAGGACTCATCTTTTTTATTAGCCTGGCAGGATTATTAAGACAAGAGATTTCCGGCTCAATGAGTGCGATTGCTATTACCCTTATGGGAGTGTTTTATGTTAGTCTGCCGCTTACTTATCTTATCCTTCTGCGTCGTTTACCTGAGGGAGACAAATATCTTTACTTTCTTTTTCTGGTTGCCTGGTTAAGTGATGTCTTTGCCTATACCGTAGGCAGCAAATGGGGTAGTTCCCGGATAACGCCGGTAATAAGTCCTAATAAGACAGTAGAAGGTTGCCTGGGGGGTGAAGTGGCGGCAATTTTTACGGCGGTCATAGGCAAGATATTCTTTATCCCAGCTATGCCTCTCTGGCATGCCCTCATTTTGGGATTTGTTATGGGCGGCCTGGCTCAATTAGGCGATTTAATCGAATCTCTCTTCAAGCGAGATGCCGGGGTAAAGGATTCTTCCTCCTGGCTTATTGGACACGGAGGGATATTGGACAGTTTTGACAGTCTCATCTTTACCACCCCAACCCTTTTTTATTATCTGGTAATCTTTAACAATGGACAGTAGTGATCGCGGATCGCGAATTGCGAATCGCGGATCTATTTTTGTAACCATTCATCATATGATGCTCGATGCTCGATGCTCGATGCTCGATGCTCGATGCTGGATGCTCGATGCTGGATGCTCGATCCTCGATGCTGGTAAAGGATCCAGTATCCAGGATCGAGCATCGAGGATCGAGGTGAGGTTGTGCCTTAGTGGCTGAACGCTTACCTATTTTAATTTGCAATTTGCGATTCGCGATCCGCGATTCGCGATTAATCCGTGAGCAGCCCAAACGATGAACAAAGCCGGCATGAAGGTTTTTCCCCTAATTCACCATGAGCGAGGAAATTTCTGCTACTTCTTACTGTCTACTGTTTTAAGAATTGGGAAGTGTCAAGCCCTCTTGTTATGGGTAGTTATTATATGGCTTTTTGATATCGAAGGGGCTAAAGCCACGATTCCTCTTTGGAGGCAGTTAGAGGAGAAACTTCTACCTATCGAGCATCGAGCATCGAGCATCGAGCATCGAGCACCTCTTTGGAGGCAGTTAGAGGAGAAACTTCTACCTATCGAGCATCGAGTATCGAGCATCGAGCATCGAGCACCTCTTTGGAGGCAGTTAGAGGANNNNNNNNNNNNNNNNNNNNNNNNNNNNNNNNNNNNNNNNNNNNNNNNNNNNNNNNNNNNNNNNNNNNNNNNNNNNNNNNNNNNNNNNNNNNNNNNNNNNATCGAGCATCGAGCA is part of the bacterium genome and encodes:
- the frr gene encoding ribosome recycling factor, with translation MLNDVYREIQKRMNKTIEATREEMAGIRTGRASPAILDHISAEYYGSQLPINQLATISVPEPRLILIQPWDKSSLPAIDKAILKSSLGLNPSNDGNVIRLSIPALTEERRKELDKVVKRKAEDGRVALRNIRRDTNDLLKKMEDKKEITEDDLERARDKIQEITDEAISQIDKLLAAKEKEILEF
- a CDS encoding type II toxin-antitoxin system VapC family toxin, yielding MNYYFDTSALVQIYHREAVTDKVLVIYKGDEPIAISELSRIEFIATVLRKYREQAITIDTLYALITKFQEDLEQRYDVLKFSSLVIEEADNLLRRFGEQHGLKTLDSLQFAFLTTYCEQDTQFVCSDTMMSQLVKDEGFNVIVPEQPEVQNKDKPQNWRLMRR
- a CDS encoding isoprenyl transferase, which codes for MATQPEEEKLLKSLVPEKMPRHIAIIMDGNGRWAKQRYLPRIAGHRAGMESVRRVVRLCGELNIEVLTLYAFSTENWTRPRREVSALMSLLKEYLKREVAELKAQGVRLTFMGRLLEMAPDIRTALAEAEEETRDGQGLRLNIALNYSGRTELVDAFRRLLTELRQGNIQPDSINEELISAHLYTASLPEPDLLIRTSGEMRISNFLLWQIAYTEIWVTPAYWPDFSRIHLLEAIADYQKRDRRFGGISKSDNRTQITEYR
- a CDS encoding phosphatidate cytidylyltransferase, translating into MLYYRIIIAISFLVPLIYLINLKQTFPFFLVISGIIILGSLEFCHNLAVKRRLSPMTIVGVAACLILSLSAYGGNILPETGLPTRVSFVLIGLIFFISLAGLLRQEISGSMSAIAITLMGVFYVSLPLTYLILLRRLPEGDKYLYFLFLVAWLSDVFAYTVGSKWGSSRITPVISPNKTVEGCLGGEVAAIFTAVIGKIFFIPAMPLWHALILGFVMGGLAQLGDLIESLFKRDAGVKDSSSWLIGHGGILDSFDSLIFTTPTLFYYLVIFNNGQ